The proteins below are encoded in one region of Hordeum vulgare subsp. vulgare chromosome 3H, MorexV3_pseudomolecules_assembly, whole genome shotgun sequence:
- the LOC123444931 gene encoding epsin-3-like, with protein sequence MDAPFFHELRRQASSYLTGKIRSARLALTDVTPTQLMTEEATNGDASPPSAKTMSLIAREAFEIDEYLRISDILHSRLATFDRRQWREPYKALLLLEHLLTQGPRSVALEFQKDRAVIQQMAAFQHIDERGFNWGLTVKGKSERVLKLLERGPFLEEERERARKVAREIKGFGSFNLSSSGGGGGGGGSTSRAAPQTYGRSHSRYEDRPWKAEDGEEEDKENLVSRPDPRSAREEAEERHHRHPFHGFAQQRQPEAMLLLSQ encoded by the exons ATGGACGCGCCCTTCTTCCACGAGCTCCGGCGGCAGGCCTCCTCCTACCTCACCGGCAAGATCCGCTCGGCGCGGCTCGCGCTCACCGACGTCACACCGACGCAGCT GATGACGGAGGAGGCGACGAACGGGGACGCGTCGCCGCCGAGCGCCAAGACGATGAGCCTCATCGCGCGGGAGGCCTTCGAGATCGACGAGTACCTCAGGATCTCCGACATCCTCCACAGCAG GCTGGCGACGTTCGACCGGAGGCAGTGGCGGGAGCCGTACAAGGCGCTGCTGCTGCTGGAGCACCTCCTGACGCAAGGCCCCCGCAGCGTCGCCCTGGAGTTCCAGAAGGACCGGGCCGTCATCCAGCAGATGGCCGCCTTTCAGCACATCGACGAGCGAgg TTTCAACTGGGGCCTGACGGTGAAGGGCAAGTCGGAGCGGGTGCTGAAGCTGCTGGAGCGGGGCCCGttcctggaggaggagcgcgagcggGCGCGCAAGGTGGCGCGCGAGATCAAGGGCTTCGGCAGCTTCAACctcagcagcagcggcggcggcggcggcggcggcggaagcaCATCGCGCGCGGCGCCGCAGACGTACGGGCGCAGCCACTCGCGGTACGAGGACCGACCGTGGAAggcggaggacggcgaggaggaggacaaggagaaccTGGTGTCCCGGCCCGACCCGAGGagcgcgcgcgaggaggcggaggAGCGGCACCACCGCCACCCGTTCCACGGCTTCGCGCAGCAGCGGCAGCCGGAGGCGATGCTGCTGCTCAGCCAGTGA